TAAAGGATTTTAAAGGAAAAACGGCTTATGATTATTCTAAAGATTTAGGTCTTGATGAAATACAAAAAATTTTAAAGAAAATATAGATTAGAAAGGTTTTTATTATGAAGTTTTCTATAAATTATTTATATTTGTCATTTTATATTATTTCTGTTTTTATGTCGATTTATTTGAACAATATATTTTATTTGATCATTATGTTATGTTTTACAATTTTTTATATGCTTAAAGATAAAAATTATATTGAATTGTTTAAATGGAATAATAAGCATTATAAAGAAAATACAAGATATATAATATTTTTTTTTGTATTATTAATATTTAGTGCTTGTTATGAATATAAAAGTTTTAGTCTTAATTATATTAAATATAAGTTTTTTGAGTTTCTATTGATAGTTTTTTTAGTGCCTTTTATTGAAGAGTTAATTTTTAGAGTGATATTGTTTGAAAGTATCAAAGTAAATGAAGAATTTCATTTTATACTTTTGAATTCTTTTCAAACTTTAATTTTTATTATGATTCATTTTATTGTGAATAAAGGTTATTATGGCATATTGGTTATTAATCTTGCATATATTAATGGTCAAATTTATTTTACAGAAAAAAATTTTTTAAAAATGTATGGACTACATTCTATTTATAATTTTATAACTTTAATTTTTACAATTCAGGGGTAAAGATTTTTAAAAAGGATTTCTTCATATTATAGAAGAAATCCTTTTTTATTTAATTCAGTTATTATTTTTTTATATTGTTTTTCATCATCTACTTCTATCTTATGTAGATGAATTCCATAGTTTAATGAAGATAGTGGCTTTGCATTATTTATTTTTTTTAAAAAGAAGTCTACATCCATTTTATCTTCAACATCTAATGTTGCAGTTATTTCTCCATATATTGGATGTTCAACACTCACATCAAGAACTTTTCCACCATTTTCTACTATTGTTAAAAGTTCAGAACCTATTTCTTCAAAGGTATGTTTTACAGCAATGGTTCTTATTATTCTATTTTTTGTGCTTATATAATATCCTCTTGAATTGGATTTGATATCTTTTCCCGCAGCTTTTAAAATTGCTATGTCTTTTACAATGACTTGTCTTGTCACTTCAAACATATCTGCAAGATTGCTACCAGAAATAGGTTTTGGTGATCTGTTTAATATTTCTATTATCTTTTCAAGTCTTTTTTCTTTGTTCAACTAATTAACCTCCACATTCTTTGTCTCAGGTAAAAATATAAAATTTAAAAATCCTGTTATTATAAATAATATTGCTATTCCTATAATACCAGAAAAAATTATATTTTTTTCAAGAAAAAATGCTGTGTAATAAGGAGCTATAAAACCTGAGAATCTTGTCACTGCACTTGAAGTACCATTTGCTGTGCCTCTATATTGAGTTGGATATAATTCCGGAGTATATGCATATGTTAATCCCCAAGCACCAAGTGTAAATATTGAAACTATTAAACTCATCAATAATACAATTGTGTTCTGGGAACTATAAGCAAAAGCTATACTTGAAATTCCAGTTCCTATCATAAAGAATAATACACTTTTACGTCTACCAATTTTTTCTATAAAATATGCTGCAAGTAGATAACCAGGAAGCTGAGCTATATACATATAAAAAGTATACCAATCAGCTTTTACAAAGTCTATACCTTTATTGAAAAGAATGCCTTTTATCCAAATAAATATTCCATAATATCCGAAACTCATAGTAAACCATTGAAGCCAAACGAGTATTGTTCTTTTATAGTATTTTTTGGATAGTATATTTTTTAAAGAAGATTTTTCTTGCTTTTTGAATGATATATCTTTTAAATCATATTTAAAAAGTTTTTTAAATTCTTCTTTTTTATCTTTTATTAATAGGTATTTTGGAGATTCTGGAACGAATAATAATAATATTAAAGGCAATAATCCTATTCCCATAAATATAAAATCATAATTCCAACCTAAATATCTTCCAAATATCATATGTATTATGGCCATATATATACTACCAAAAGCCCAACTTGCTTCGAGTAATACTAGATATTTTCCCCTTATGCCAACATTTAAAAATTCTGTTAAATAAGTATTTAAAACCGGTAAAAGTCCTCCAAGTCCGAATCCTGATATTACTCTAAACATTATAAAATTAAATGGAGTTGTTGCAAATCCATTTGCAAATGAAAAAAGAGTCGCAATAGTTAGAAAAAGTATTGAAGTTATTTTTCTACCAAATTTATCTGAAAGGAGTCCAGCTATTAAAGCTCCTAAAAACATTCCGATAAATCCGGAACTGCTCAAAGAGGCTGCAAAGTTTCTACTTAAATTCCATTCTGTCATTACCATTGGTTGAGCGAAAGGCATTATCATAACACCTGCGGCAACATAAGCCCATCCCAAAGAAGTTATAAATAATAATAATTTTCTTTTTCCTGAACTTATACTTTCATCTATTACTTTATCAAGAGTCATTTTCTCACCTCTAATTTATAATTGTATATACAGTATATACTATATTAATAGTATAATATAAAAAACAAAATTGATTGTTAAAAAACAGAAACTAAATTTATATATTTTGTAAACATAGGGAGAGTAAAATGTATTTCGTACACGAAATATTAGTAAGCGAAATGTTAGGGAGCGAAATATATTTCAAAGGAGAATATTTATGGATGAAAAATCTAAGGGGATTTTAATTTTAAAACAGATGAAAAGGATAATGGATTTATTTCATAAAAATATGAAAAATGAATTTGAAGAAATAAATTTAACGAGACCTCAAGGGATGTTAATTGGTTATTTGTTTCAAAAAGGAGAATGTAAAATAAGTGATTTAAGTGAATATATGGAACTTTCTAATAGTACTGTTTCTGGGATAGTTGATAGACTTGAAAAACAGAAAATAGTAGAAAGAAATAGAGATGAAAAAGATAGGAGGGTTGTAAAGGTAAGTATTACTGAAGATTTTAAGAAGAATTCTAATACACATTACAAAAAAATAGAAGGAAGATTCTCAGAGATCTTTGAAAATGTTGAGGAAAAAGATTTGAAATTTATCTTAAAAGGATTAAAAAAATTGGAAAAGATAATTGAAATCAATACTGAGGAGAGCAAAGAATGATAAAACTATTAAAGTATTTAAAACCGTATACAGTATTTTTATTAGTTGCTATCGCATTACTTTTTGTGCAGGCTATGAGTGAACTCGCTTTACCAGATTATATGTCTAGAATAGTTAACACTGGAATTCAACAAGGAGGAATTATTGACTCTGTTCCAGAAGTTATTAGACAAAGTTCTTTTGAAAAAATCAAATTGTTTATGACTAATGAACAGAGTGAAAAAGTTATAAATAGTTATGAATTGATATCTTCTGATGATGTTGAATATCTTAAAGATTATCCAGCGTTGAAAGATGAGGATATATATTTATTGAAAGATATTGATGAAGAATTAAAAAGCGAATTGAATATAATAATAGGAAAAGCTTTTATAACTGTTTCAGGTATTCAAAAAGCAAAAACTGAAGCTAAAAATGGATTTATGGAACTCAATGGTATGAAGATCCCAGCTAATATAGATATATTTAATATTATTAAAACTTTACCAGAAAATCAAAGAATTAAAATGATGGAAAATGTTGATAAACAAATAGAAGCTATGGGTACAAGTATGATAAATCAAATGGGTGTAGCTGCTGTTAAAGAAGAATATATGGCTATTGGTATTGATACTGATAAGATACAGAGTTCATATATAACTAAAACGGGGTTATATATGTTATTAATAGCTTTTTTAAGCGCTGCAAGTACTGTGATGGTTGGACTTTTAGCAGCAAGAATAGGTGCTGGTTCGGCAAGAGACATAAGAAGAGATGTTTTTACAAAAGTAGAGAATTTTTCTAATTCTGAATTTGTAAAATTTTCAACAGCATCACTTATTACAAGAACGACAAATGATATAACTCAGATACAATTAGTTATTGTGATGATGATAAGGATGATATTTTATGCTCCTATAATGGGTGTTGGAGGAATAATAAGAGCTTTAGACAAGAGTACATCTATGTCATGGATAATAGCTCTTGCAGTTATAATACTTCTTGGACTTATTATGATAGTATTTTCAGTTGCACTTCCTAAATTTAAAAGGATTCAAAAGCTCATAGATAAATTAAACTTAGTTACTCGTGAGAATCTTTCTGGATTGATGGTTATAAGGGCATTTAATACTCAAAACTTTGAAGAAAATAGATTTGATAAAGCCAATAAAGATGTTACAAAGACTAATCTTTTTGTAAATAGATTGATGGTTGTTATGATGCCAGCTATGATGCTTATAATGAATGGAATAACACTTTTAATAGTTTGGGTTGGAGCACATCAGATTGCAGAATCAAGTATGCAAGTTGGAGATATGATGGCATTTATGCAATATGCTATGCAAATTATATTTTCATTTTTGATGATGTCTATTATGTTTATTTTAATTCCAAGAGCTTCAGTATCTGCAAATCGTATACATGAAGTTTTAAAAGTTGAACCAGAGATAAAAGATATTGATAATCCTGTTCATATAGATAAAGTTGATGGAGAAATTGAATTTAAAAATGTTTGTTTCAAATTTCCTGGTGCAGAAGAAAACATGCTTAAAGATATTTCATTTATTGCAAAACCAGGTCAAACTACAGCTATAATTGGATCTACAGGTTCCGGGAAATCAACACTTATAAATATGATACCAAGATTTTATGATGTGACTGCAGGAGAAATTCTTTTAGATGGTGTTGATATAAGAAAACTCAATCAAAAAGAGTTAAGAGATCAAATAGGTTATGTGCCTCAAAAAGGTATATTATTTAGTGGAACGATAGAATCTAATTTGAAATATGCAGATAAAAATGCATCTCATGAAGAAATTTTAAAAGCTTCAGAGATAGCCCAAGCTATGGAGTTTATAGATGAAAAAGAGGAGAAATTTCAATCACCTATTTCACAAGGTGGATCTAATGTTTCTGGTGGTCAAAAACAAAGGCTTTCTATTGCAAGAGCTATAGTCAAAAAACCAAAAGTATATATTTTTGATGATAGTTTTTCAGCTTTAGATTTTAAAACAGATTCTATGTTGAGAAGAAAATTAAAACAGGAAACTTCTGATAGTACTTTTATAATAGTGGCACAGCGTATTTCTACTATAGTTAATGCAGATCAGATTCTTGTCCTTGATGAAGGAAATATAGTTGGAAAAGGGACTCATAAAGAGTTGATGGAGAGTTGTAAAACATATCAAGAAATAGCTTTATCCCAATTATCAAGGGAGGAATTGTAATGAGTAAAAACAAACAAAAGAGTAATAATGAAGGCTTTGGACATGGACCTGCTGTTATGAGAGGTGGTCAAAAGGCTAAAGATTTTAAAGGAACTATGAAAAAGCTTTTAAAATATATGAGTGATTATAAAGTTTCGATTATTGTAGTTTTTATATTTGCGATGGCAAGTGCTATATTTATGATAATAGGGCCTAAAATTCTTGGTAAAGTAACTACTAAACTTTTTGAAGGTATTATGACTAAAATAACTGGAACTGGTAGTGGTATTGATTTTGTATATATAGGGAATATATTACTTATGCTTGCTGGAATTTATTTAATAAGTTCTATTTTTAGTTATATCCAAGGATGGGTAATGTCTGGAGTTTCTATGGATATAAGTTATAGATTTCGTGATCAAATCTCTAAAAAAATTAATAAACTTCCGCTTAAATATTTTGATAACACAAATCAAGGTGAGGTATTATCAAGAGTTACCAATGATGTTGATACTATAAGTCAAACGCTTAATCAGAGTCTTACACAATTGATTACTTCTATAACTACTGTTGTAGGTGTTTTATTTATGATGTTTTCTATAAGTTGGCAGATGACATTAGTAGCTCTTGCAATAATTCCTATTTCTATGATTTTAATAGCTTTTGTAGTTAAATATTCTCAAAAATATTTTAAACAACAACAAGATTATCTTGGTAATGTTAATGGACATATTGAAGAAATGTATGGTGGACATGTTGTTATGAAAGCTTTTAATGGTGAAGAGGAAAGTATAAAAGATTTTGATAAGTTTAATCAAAAACTTTATGGTGCAGCATGGAAATCACAGTTTTTATCTGGAATGATGATGCCTATAATGAATTTTGTTGGTAATATAGGTTATGTTGGAATAAGTGTTTTAGGAGGTTGGCTTGCAGCAAAAAGAATGATCGAAGTTGGAGATATTCAAGCTTTTATACAATATGTAAGATCTTTCACACAACCAATAGCACAGCTCGCTAATATTTCTAATATATTTCAGCAAACAGCAGCTGCGGCAGAAAGAGTTTTTGAATTTCTTGAAGAAGAAGAAGAAAGTTTGGATACTTTAAACCCAGTTAAGCCTGAAACTATAGAAGGAAATGTTGAATTTAAAAATGTACATTTTGGATATGATTCAGATAAAATAATAATAAATAATTTTTCTGCAAATATTAAGGCTGGTCAAAAAATAGCTATAGTAGGTCCTACTGGTGCAGGTAAGACTACTATGGTGAAGTTGTTGATGCGTTTTTATGATATAAATAGTGGAGAAATTTTGATAGATAATAATAATATAAAAGATTTTACAAGAAAAGATTTGAGATCTTATTTTGGAATGGTTCTACAAGATACATGGCTTTATAATGCATCTATAAAAGATAATATAAGATATGGTAATTTGAATGCAACTGATGAAGAAGTTTATGAGGCATCTAAAGCTGCTCATGTCGATGGCTTTGTTCATGCTTTACCAGATGGATATGATATGGTTTTAAATGAAGAAGCTTCAAATATATCTCAAGGACAAAAACAGTTGATAACAATTGCAAGGGCTATACTT
The Oceanotoga teriensis genome window above contains:
- a CDS encoding CPBP family glutamic-type intramembrane protease, which codes for MLKDKNYIELFKWNNKHYKENTRYIIFFFVLLIFSACYEYKSFSLNYIKYKFFEFLLIVFLVPFIEELIFRVILFESIKVNEEFHFILLNSFQTLIFIMIHFIVNKGYYGILVINLAYINGQIYFTEKNFLKMYGLHSIYNFITLIFTIQG
- a CDS encoding MarR family winged helix-turn-helix transcriptional regulator, producing MDEKSKGILILKQMKRIMDLFHKNMKNEFEEINLTRPQGMLIGYLFQKGECKISDLSEYMELSNSTVSGIVDRLEKQKIVERNRDEKDRRVVKVSITEDFKKNSNTHYKKIEGRFSEIFENVEEKDLKFILKGLKKLEKIIEINTEESKE
- a CDS encoding ABC transporter ATP-binding protein, translated to MSKNKQKSNNEGFGHGPAVMRGGQKAKDFKGTMKKLLKYMSDYKVSIIVVFIFAMASAIFMIIGPKILGKVTTKLFEGIMTKITGTGSGIDFVYIGNILLMLAGIYLISSIFSYIQGWVMSGVSMDISYRFRDQISKKINKLPLKYFDNTNQGEVLSRVTNDVDTISQTLNQSLTQLITSITTVVGVLFMMFSISWQMTLVALAIIPISMILIAFVVKYSQKYFKQQQDYLGNVNGHIEEMYGGHVVMKAFNGEEESIKDFDKFNQKLYGAAWKSQFLSGMMMPIMNFVGNIGYVGISVLGGWLAAKRMIEVGDIQAFIQYVRSFTQPIAQLANISNIFQQTAAAAERVFEFLEEEEESLDTLNPVKPETIEGNVEFKNVHFGYDSDKIIINNFSANIKAGQKIAIVGPTGAGKTTMVKLLMRFYDINSGEILIDNNNIKDFTRKDLRSYFGMVLQDTWLYNASIKDNIRYGNLNATDEEVYEASKAAHVDGFVHALPDGYDMVLNEEASNISQGQKQLITIARAILANPKILILDEATSSVDTRTEVQIQKAMINLMKNRTSFIIAHRLSTIRDADLILVMNHGDIVEQGNHKELLERDGFYADLYKSQFEAPVEG
- a CDS encoding transcription repressor NadR, which gives rise to MNKEKRLEKIIEILNRSPKPISGSNLADMFEVTRQVIVKDIAILKAAGKDIKSNSRGYYISTKNRIIRTIAVKHTFEEIGSELLTIVENGGKVLDVSVEHPIYGEITATLDVEDKMDVDFFLKKINNAKPLSSLNYGIHLHKIEVDDEKQYKKIITELNKKGFLL
- a CDS encoding MFS transporter codes for the protein MTLDKVIDESISSGKRKLLLFITSLGWAYVAAGVMIMPFAQPMVMTEWNLSRNFAASLSSSGFIGMFLGALIAGLLSDKFGRKITSILFLTIATLFSFANGFATTPFNFIMFRVISGFGLGGLLPVLNTYLTEFLNVGIRGKYLVLLEASWAFGSIYMAIIHMIFGRYLGWNYDFIFMGIGLLPLILLLFVPESPKYLLIKDKKEEFKKLFKYDLKDISFKKQEKSSLKNILSKKYYKRTILVWLQWFTMSFGYYGIFIWIKGILFNKGIDFVKADWYTFYMYIAQLPGYLLAAYFIEKIGRRKSVLFFMIGTGISSIAFAYSSQNTIVLLMSLIVSIFTLGAWGLTYAYTPELYPTQYRGTANGTSSAVTRFSGFIAPYYTAFFLEKNIIFSGIIGIAILFIITGFLNFIFLPETKNVEVN
- a CDS encoding ABC transporter ATP-binding protein, which gives rise to MIKLLKYLKPYTVFLLVAIALLFVQAMSELALPDYMSRIVNTGIQQGGIIDSVPEVIRQSSFEKIKLFMTNEQSEKVINSYELISSDDVEYLKDYPALKDEDIYLLKDIDEELKSELNIIIGKAFITVSGIQKAKTEAKNGFMELNGMKIPANIDIFNIIKTLPENQRIKMMENVDKQIEAMGTSMINQMGVAAVKEEYMAIGIDTDKIQSSYITKTGLYMLLIAFLSAASTVMVGLLAARIGAGSARDIRRDVFTKVENFSNSEFVKFSTASLITRTTNDITQIQLVIVMMIRMIFYAPIMGVGGIIRALDKSTSMSWIIALAVIILLGLIMIVFSVALPKFKRIQKLIDKLNLVTRENLSGLMVIRAFNTQNFEENRFDKANKDVTKTNLFVNRLMVVMMPAMMLIMNGITLLIVWVGAHQIAESSMQVGDMMAFMQYAMQIIFSFLMMSIMFILIPRASVSANRIHEVLKVEPEIKDIDNPVHIDKVDGEIEFKNVCFKFPGAEENMLKDISFIAKPGQTTAIIGSTGSGKSTLINMIPRFYDVTAGEILLDGVDIRKLNQKELRDQIGYVPQKGILFSGTIESNLKYADKNASHEEILKASEIAQAMEFIDEKEEKFQSPISQGGSNVSGGQKQRLSIARAIVKKPKVYIFDDSFSALDFKTDSMLRRKLKQETSDSTFIIVAQRISTIVNADQILVLDEGNIVGKGTHKELMESCKTYQEIALSQLSREEL